A DNA window from Synechococcus sp. UW179A contains the following coding sequences:
- a CDS encoding Wzz/FepE/Etk N-terminal domain-containing protein has product MTKNLPSNQTSLAINAQADNEIDLRQVAGALLRNKFLIAKISAATLILSGLYAFIRKPVWEGQFQIVLQNQTEASNRAMSLAQSNPGLAEMIGVGPNTSNLKTEVQILESPSVLKPIFDFVKNRKEKLGENVSRWRYADWVKDNLSIELKKGTSVLSLEYRDTDKDLILPVIDRISKAYQSYSGRDRAKGISNSISYLDEQIGIYQKKSVTSLRTAQNFAIEQDLTALTGDGENDNEIKNAINIEAIRVQAANQIRNINEQLKQLNQLDDNPETLMYLGRNIPELASQGLPQTLDQLDTQLALLRAKYTDKDDSIRRLLERRRLLIEVFKRQTYGYLYAQRTAAKARLAAAERPKGVLIKYRELLRTAARDEATLTRLEAERQVFALEQARNEEPWELISTPTLLDNPVAPSKKRIMALGLLAGIVLGGGASLVVDRRKGLVFSIDELQNLLPCPLLKHLPALAQDTWTDAVDLLASGPLAETGGNKAIALIPVGNVPNDQVEAFSAELRRALKGRELVVNADLRKTSECATQLLLAAPGVATRTQLSQFSQKLALQGAPLAGWVLLDPELDLG; this is encoded by the coding sequence ATGACAAAGAACCTTCCTTCGAATCAAACAAGTCTTGCCATAAACGCCCAGGCTGACAATGAAATTGATTTGAGGCAAGTTGCAGGAGCTCTATTACGCAACAAATTTTTAATCGCTAAAATTAGTGCGGCCACTCTTATTCTTTCTGGGCTTTATGCGTTTATACGAAAACCAGTTTGGGAAGGTCAATTTCAGATCGTGCTTCAAAACCAAACCGAGGCATCGAATAGGGCTATGTCTCTGGCTCAGTCAAATCCAGGATTAGCAGAAATGATTGGAGTTGGACCAAATACGAGCAACCTGAAGACAGAAGTGCAGATTCTTGAAAGTCCTTCAGTTTTAAAACCTATTTTTGATTTCGTCAAAAACCGAAAAGAAAAACTAGGTGAAAACGTAAGCAGGTGGAGATATGCAGACTGGGTTAAAGATAATTTATCAATCGAGCTAAAGAAAGGCACCTCAGTTCTTAGCCTTGAATACCGCGACACTGACAAAGATCTAATTTTGCCAGTAATCGATCGTATTTCCAAGGCTTATCAGAGTTACTCGGGACGGGATCGGGCAAAAGGGATTAGTAATTCCATCAGTTATCTCGACGAGCAGATCGGGATTTATCAAAAAAAAAGCGTTACCTCTTTGAGAACAGCTCAGAATTTTGCAATCGAGCAAGACCTAACTGCTTTGACAGGCGATGGTGAGAACGACAATGAAATCAAGAATGCAATCAACATTGAAGCGATCCGAGTACAAGCCGCTAATCAAATCCGCAACATTAACGAGCAGCTCAAGCAACTGAATCAACTTGATGACAATCCCGAAACTTTGATGTACCTCGGGCGTAATATCCCCGAGCTCGCCTCCCAGGGCCTTCCTCAAACTCTTGATCAACTCGATACTCAATTAGCCCTTCTCAGGGCTAAATACACCGACAAGGATGATTCGATTCGACGGCTTTTAGAGCGGCGACGACTGCTAATTGAAGTGTTCAAACGTCAGACCTACGGCTACCTCTACGCCCAGCGAACAGCAGCCAAGGCTCGACTTGCTGCAGCAGAGAGACCCAAGGGAGTGTTAATCAAATATCGAGAACTCCTGCGTACTGCAGCCAGAGATGAGGCCACCCTCACCCGGTTAGAAGCCGAACGGCAGGTTTTTGCTCTTGAGCAAGCACGCAACGAAGAACCCTGGGAGCTGATCTCAACACCAACGCTTCTCGACAACCCTGTAGCCCCTAGTAAAAAGAGAATTATGGCTCTTGGTTTGTTGGCTGGAATCGTTCTTGGCGGCGGCGCTTCTCTTGTTGTGGATCGCCGCAAAGGCTTGGTGTTCAGCATTGATGAACTGCAAAATCTGCTGCCATGTCCGCTGCTCAAGCACTTACCTGCCCTGGCCCAGGACACATGGACCGATGCAGTAGACCTGCTCGCCTCGGGCCCCTTGGCAGAAACCGGGGGAAACAAAGCCATCGCCCTAATCCCTGTGGGCAACGTACCAAACGACCAGGTTGAAGCTTTTAGCGCAGAACTACGTCGCGCTCTCAAAGGCCGTGAGCTGGTTGTGAATGCCGACCTGCGAAAAACAAGCGAGTGCGCCACCCAGCTTTTACTCGCTGCTCCCGGAGTTGCCACTCGCACCCAGCTCTCACAATTCAGCCAAAAACTTGCGCTGCAGGGAGCTCCCCTTGCCGGTTGGGTGCTGCTTGATCCTGAACTGGATCTGGGGTGA